The genomic segment GCAAAAGGATTGGATAATTTGTAGGGCTTGTCCCCAAGGTTCACGGTTGAGTGAGTCTGGTCATAAGTAGACTGGTGATTGCGTGAGGATTGTGATCGTGGTGTATAATGGGAATTAACTTTGCTATTGTACATTTCCTGGTGTTCCTTTGGGGTCTTAACATTTGTGCCGTGGTCCGATAGTTTATATATGTCAACGTAGGGAACATAACTTGCTGTGGGTTGGGAGAAGAAGGTGCTATTATCTGAAAGCATGTAAGATGTGGGCGTAGTGTAACTTGTTGGTGTCCGGGTTGTATTGTTATAGTCGCTGTTAAAATTTGCATCATAATGCCTTGTGTTGTGTTTGAGATTGTAATTCTTGTCAGACGATGAACTcgatgatgatgatgataatgatgatgatgatgatgatgataatgatgatgatgaagaGTCATCACTATCGTATGATTCGGATAAGTCAGAAGCGTTAGAAACGCTAGGTGATTCTTCTTTGGCATGAATCGTAGGTTGTGTAGCTACATTATTTTGAGTTGTTGAGTAAGGTAATGTAAACTGAGGTTGCGAGGCAATAGCATGCTCGTAATCTGACATTCCCAAATTAATGGAGTTCTTTTGTCGCGAAAAAAACGATTTGGAGTAATCAACAGCTATAATTGGTTTGTGTAAAGTTGAAATTTCAAGTATTCCATTTTTCTGGCCCACGCCAATATACCTATCTTTATTCTTCGCCACTTGTTCCCTCTTCTTTGCCAAGTCGTCCCCCATCCTAaccaaattgattaaatttttacactTTTCAGTAATAACAAATGCTGTGTGAGGGGGAGCCAGAGGTTTTCCAGTCAAAAAACTCGTCTTAGCCGAGTACTCCctgtttaattttacta from the Babesia microti strain RI chromosome I, complete genome genome contains:
- a CDS encoding clathrin coat assembly protein AP180, putative (overlaps_old_locusTagID:BBM_I00935), with product MRFKSNSQSVTLINRNQLDKLLKEALYDKSVGCIDSILNGIAQASHHMPFYEIISKRTWSAINSKPSKWLYIQKGLTLLEYLVLNGAEWCISDVLQHLEDINKVVKLNREYSAKTSFLTGKPLAPPHTAFVITEKCKNLINLVRMGDDLAKKREQVAKNKDRYIGVGQKNGILEISTLHKPIIAVDYSKSFFSRQKNSINLGMSDYEHAIASQPQFTLPYSTTQNNVATQPTIHAKEESPSVSNASDLSESYDSDDSSSSSLSSSSSSSLSSSSSSSSSDKNYNLKHNTRHYDANFNSDYNNTTRTPTSYTTPTSYMLSDNSTFFSQPTASYVPYVDIYKLSDHGTNVKTPKEHQEMYNSKVNSHYTPRSQSSRNHQSTYDQTHSTVNLGDKPYKLSNPFAY